One Sphingomonas sabuli genomic region harbors:
- a CDS encoding TonB-dependent receptor: MAIAQTVPPADPEAPTNDVSTTAAEQQEGTSSNPSSPTEEAQPVPNADTIVVTGIRRSLQRSQDIKRNSDVVVDSVTAEDISALPDRSVTEALQRIPGVAIDRFAAGRDPDHFSTEGSGVVVRGLTYVRSELNGRDTFSANNGRGLSFSDVPSELLGGVDVFKSPSADMVEGGIAGTVNLRTRVPFDQKAGWVVAGSAEVSWGDLRREAAPTFSVLAANRWDTPIGEFGLLGSVAYSKLKFRSDGIQISNYGARTLYSDGSRTDVIPFDGATAQGTGYLPRGAAMRSQETDRTRRGYSAAAQWRSNDQTMLATLQFLRSDSRESWTEHAIEIATDNVTSNGDSRAVPGTTLDFDDDGLFDNGVITGPTGWRDDQQNTTAWGGNGDVRTPIYGLQSNNIKRSVEQRYVTTDIGANFKWDATDRLTLNLDLQRVSSHVNNLDVGIWGSTFQNASIDMNGSDLPDIVFLPPEVCSGPDANSPCTDLAGGAVPDPPSYFGVDQNGNVHNSFSDPYNNFFRSAMDHIEDSDGKEHSARFDADYAFPETDWLTSIRAGVRYAKRDNVARFSTYNWGVLSEIWGGRGPVWMDDLVDGSPNTPGGFPAGQQAGPFDFPRFFRGDAGDPQNGDPRLFYSGDPAGDYEALAQYALLIGDEWRDRLVNGCPQNWVPLAMRCGTVNGTPFLPGEINPVDERNKAAYVMARFGHEFDGGQKLSGNIGVRYSHTRRSSEGSQVFNLVTFSTEADCNTPGPSGPTPFCQLPANVRESARQFANGAIATDTVTVNYDYWLPAFNAKLEVGNGLQFRAAFSKSITPPEFGLTRNYYLLTLAANQEDIEAGGGLPIARATVGNPYLKPIEGTNFDLTAEWYFAGNGLGQLSASLFYKRLKGVLTNGVERIPFTNNGATFDALVTTPVNSEDTGKIKGFELAYQQVYNFLPGALSGLGFSASYTFVDSSGVSQSTLSETDPDVAAGNQSNVDTGLLPLQGLSKHTLNLSPFYEYGPWSVRLAYNWRSKFLLTARDVIVPFAPILNNATGQLDGSIFYSINDKVKLGVQGVNLLNEVTKTSQVLNNDLLTAPRSWFMNDRRFTGILRVSF, from the coding sequence GTGGCCATTGCCCAGACCGTGCCGCCGGCCGATCCGGAAGCGCCGACCAACGACGTGTCGACGACAGCCGCGGAACAGCAGGAAGGCACGTCCTCCAACCCCAGTTCGCCGACCGAAGAAGCGCAGCCTGTTCCCAACGCCGACACGATCGTCGTGACCGGCATCCGGCGCAGCTTGCAACGGTCGCAGGACATCAAGCGCAATTCCGACGTGGTGGTCGATTCCGTGACTGCCGAAGACATTAGCGCGCTTCCCGACCGCTCGGTCACGGAGGCGCTGCAGCGCATCCCTGGCGTGGCCATCGACCGCTTTGCCGCGGGCCGGGATCCGGATCACTTTTCGACCGAAGGCAGCGGCGTCGTCGTTCGCGGCCTGACCTATGTCCGCAGTGAGTTGAACGGGCGCGACACCTTTAGCGCGAACAACGGCCGCGGCCTTAGCTTCTCCGACGTTCCGTCCGAACTTCTTGGCGGCGTCGATGTCTTCAAAAGTCCGTCGGCCGACATGGTCGAAGGCGGCATTGCCGGCACCGTCAATCTGCGCACCCGCGTCCCGTTCGACCAGAAGGCGGGCTGGGTCGTCGCCGGTTCGGCTGAAGTCAGCTGGGGCGATCTTCGTCGTGAGGCCGCGCCGACGTTTTCGGTCCTTGCCGCCAATCGCTGGGACACGCCGATCGGAGAATTCGGCCTGTTGGGCAGCGTCGCTTATTCGAAACTGAAGTTCCGCAGCGACGGCATCCAGATTTCCAACTACGGCGCCCGCACGCTGTACAGCGACGGTTCGCGGACCGACGTGATTCCGTTCGACGGCGCCACTGCACAGGGCACCGGTTATCTGCCGCGCGGCGCCGCCATGCGCAGTCAGGAAACGGACCGCACGCGCCGCGGCTATTCCGCCGCCGCCCAGTGGCGCAGCAACGACCAGACGATGCTTGCGACGCTGCAATTCCTGCGGTCGGATTCGCGCGAATCCTGGACCGAGCACGCGATCGAAATCGCGACCGACAACGTCACGTCCAACGGCGACAGCCGGGCCGTCCCCGGAACGACGCTCGACTTCGACGACGACGGCCTGTTCGACAACGGGGTCATCACCGGCCCCACCGGATGGCGCGACGACCAGCAGAACACGACCGCCTGGGGCGGCAACGGCGACGTGCGCACGCCGATCTACGGACTGCAGAGCAACAACATCAAGCGATCGGTCGAACAGCGCTATGTGACGACGGATATCGGCGCGAATTTCAAGTGGGACGCGACCGACCGACTGACCCTAAACCTGGACCTCCAGCGGGTGTCATCGCACGTCAACAACCTCGATGTCGGGATCTGGGGATCGACGTTCCAGAACGCGTCCATCGACATGAACGGCAGCGACCTGCCCGACATTGTCTTCCTGCCCCCGGAAGTCTGTTCGGGGCCCGATGCGAACAGCCCGTGTACCGATCTGGCCGGCGGTGCCGTCCCCGATCCCCCAAGCTATTTCGGGGTCGATCAGAACGGCAATGTGCACAACAGCTTCTCCGACCCGTATAACAACTTCTTCCGCAGCGCGATGGATCACATCGAAGACAGCGACGGCAAGGAGCATTCGGCGCGGTTCGACGCGGATTATGCCTTCCCGGAGACCGATTGGTTGACCTCGATCCGGGCCGGCGTCCGCTACGCAAAGCGGGATAACGTCGCCCGGTTCTCGACCTACAATTGGGGCGTGCTCAGCGAGATCTGGGGTGGCCGCGGGCCAGTCTGGATGGACGACCTGGTCGACGGTTCGCCCAACACGCCGGGCGGCTTCCCGGCCGGCCAGCAAGCGGGGCCGTTCGATTTCCCGCGCTTCTTCCGCGGCGATGCCGGCGATCCGCAGAACGGCGATCCGCGCCTGTTCTATAGCGGCGATCCGGCTGGCGATTACGAAGCGCTGGCCCAATATGCGCTGCTGATCGGCGATGAATGGCGCGACCGGCTCGTCAACGGCTGTCCGCAGAACTGGGTGCCGCTCGCGATGCGATGCGGAACGGTCAACGGCACACCGTTCCTGCCCGGCGAAATCAACCCGGTCGATGAACGCAACAAGGCGGCGTATGTCATGGCCCGCTTTGGCCACGAATTCGACGGCGGCCAGAAGCTGAGCGGCAATATCGGCGTCCGCTACAGCCATACACGCCGATCGTCCGAAGGCAGCCAGGTATTCAACCTGGTCACTTTCTCGACCGAGGCGGATTGCAACACTCCTGGACCGTCCGGCCCGACGCCGTTCTGCCAATTGCCGGCGAACGTACGGGAATCGGCGCGGCAGTTCGCGAACGGCGCTATCGCCACCGACACGGTGACGGTGAATTACGATTACTGGCTGCCGGCGTTCAACGCCAAGCTGGAAGTCGGCAACGGACTGCAGTTCCGCGCCGCTTTCTCGAAGAGCATCACGCCGCCCGAATTCGGCCTGACCCGCAACTATTATCTGCTCACGCTGGCGGCGAACCAGGAAGACATCGAAGCCGGGGGCGGCTTGCCGATTGCCCGGGCCACGGTCGGCAATCCTTATCTGAAGCCGATCGAAGGGACCAATTTCGACTTAACGGCGGAATGGTATTTCGCCGGCAATGGGCTGGGCCAGCTCAGCGCGTCGCTCTTCTACAAGCGGCTCAAGGGCGTGCTGACCAACGGCGTCGAGCGCATTCCGTTCACTAACAACGGGGCGACTTTCGATGCCCTCGTCACGACGCCCGTCAACTCGGAAGACACTGGCAAGATCAAGGGCTTCGAGCTTGCCTACCAGCAGGTCTACAACTTCCTGCCGGGCGCATTGTCGGGCCTCGGTTTCTCGGCCAGCTACACGTTCGTCGATTCCAGCGGCGTCAGTCAAAGCACGCTGTCCGAAACCGATCCGGACGTCGCGGCGGGCAACCAGTCCAACGTCGACACCGGCCTGCTGCCTTTGCAGGGCCTGTCGAAGCACACGCTCAACCTGTCCCCATTCTATGAATATGGACCGTGGTCCGTGCGCCTCGCGTACAACTGGCGTTCGAAATTCCTGCTGACCGCCCGTGACGTGATCGTGCCGTTCGCGCCGATCCTCAACAATGCGACGGGACAGCTGGACGGGTCGATCTTCTACTCCATTAACGACAAGGTGAAGCTCGGCGTGCAGGGCGTTAACCTGCTCAACGAGGTCACCAAGACGTCGCAGGTCCTCAATAACGACCTGCTAACGGCACCGCGTTCGTGGTTCATGAATGACCGGCGCTTTACCGGGATCCTTCGCGTCTCCTTCTAG
- a CDS encoding tryptophan 7-halogenase, producing the protein MMSAGKQQLVIVGDGFAGSTAAAMLSCALPADRFAVSICAASGDDPDDLAAVQPLSPGIGRLCARTGIAENDLINLAGGSFALGTAFSNWGARGEGFLPFGDIGVPLFGLPFGPVALHARQSPDQFLLSDFSVATLLARSGRFQRPSPDPRSPMSSFDYGMHVLRKPYLAQLRSVARRGGVQSLGVVRDATITDGRVAEFVLDDGERVATDFVIDASGPQRRIASRLGATFCSWSESFGYDRVGAQSFATDVPPSPFAMMTAHACGWRLSCPAQGMVSEVVSFDSARASDSDIAGKLVANSYGEPREAMHFAACAPGRLDRAWSGNCVAIGSASAVTEPGSAEAADLLVSALENFLTLYSGSPDAVTEAGEYNRLSANALDCARDFAAARYILGARPGDPFWADRAKADPSPSLAAKIAAFRARGRVPLVDGDRADEEEWATLLDMLGVVPAQVGLMTSSVPAEDARRQLARLREAMIRAVVSAPRHGDYLASLGREAAA; encoded by the coding sequence ATGATGTCCGCCGGGAAGCAGCAGCTTGTGATCGTTGGCGATGGCTTTGCCGGCTCGACCGCCGCGGCCATGCTCTCCTGTGCCCTGCCTGCGGACCGCTTCGCCGTTTCCATTTGCGCAGCGAGCGGTGACGATCCGGACGACCTTGCGGCAGTGCAGCCGCTTTCGCCCGGCATTGGCCGGCTGTGCGCCCGTACCGGCATCGCCGAAAACGACCTGATCAATCTTGCCGGCGGCAGCTTTGCATTGGGCACCGCTTTTTCAAACTGGGGCGCGCGGGGCGAAGGCTTTCTGCCGTTCGGCGACATCGGCGTTCCGCTCTTCGGACTCCCGTTCGGACCGGTCGCCCTGCATGCGCGCCAAAGCCCGGACCAGTTCCTGCTGTCCGACTTTTCCGTCGCCACCCTGCTTGCGCGATCCGGCCGCTTTCAGCGTCCGTCTCCCGATCCGCGCTCGCCAATGTCGTCCTTCGACTACGGGATGCACGTGCTCCGCAAGCCGTACCTGGCGCAGCTGCGCTCGGTCGCCAGACGGGGCGGGGTCCAGTCGCTTGGCGTCGTTCGGGATGCAACCATCACGGACGGTCGCGTGGCGGAGTTTGTCCTGGATGACGGCGAGCGCGTCGCCACCGACTTCGTAATCGATGCCAGCGGACCGCAACGCCGGATTGCCTCCCGGCTCGGTGCAACCTTTTGCAGCTGGTCGGAAAGTTTCGGCTACGATCGGGTCGGCGCGCAATCTTTTGCGACCGACGTTCCGCCGTCCCCGTTCGCGATGATGACAGCCCACGCGTGCGGTTGGCGCCTGAGCTGCCCGGCGCAGGGGATGGTCAGCGAAGTTGTTAGTTTCGATTCCGCGCGCGCCAGCGATTCGGACATCGCCGGAAAACTGGTCGCGAACAGCTACGGCGAGCCGCGTGAGGCCATGCATTTCGCCGCCTGCGCACCGGGCCGTCTGGATCGTGCGTGGAGCGGAAACTGTGTTGCGATCGGCAGTGCGTCGGCCGTGACCGAGCCGGGATCGGCAGAGGCGGCCGATCTTCTGGTGTCCGCCCTGGAGAATTTCCTAACGCTCTACTCCGGATCGCCGGATGCGGTCACGGAAGCCGGCGAATATAACCGCCTGTCCGCCAACGCCCTCGACTGCGCCCGCGACTTTGCGGCGGCGCGCTACATACTTGGCGCTCGGCCCGGCGATCCATTCTGGGCCGATCGCGCAAAGGCGGACCCCTCGCCCTCGCTCGCCGCGAAGATCGCGGCGTTTCGAGCGCGCGGCCGGGTTCCGCTGGTCGACGGCGATCGTGCCGACGAGGAAGAATGGGCGACGTTGCTCGACATGCTCGGCGTCGTACCCGCGCAAGTCGGACTGATGACATCAAGCGTCCCGGCCGAGGATGCGCGTCGGCAGCTGGCGAGGTTGCGCGAGGCAATGATCAGGGCCGTGGTCAGCGCGCCGAGGCATGGCGATTATCTGGCGTCGCTGGGCCGGGAGGCGGCGGCATGA
- a CDS encoding tryptophan halogenase family protein: MTDQRIRKVVIVGGGTAGWMSAATLAKILTTEYCEVVLIESDEIGIIGVGEATIPQMATFNRMLELDEDDFVRRTKGTFKLGIQFVNWGREGHTYFHPFGSYGLNMKGVSFHSHWLRMHELGEAETLDPWSLPAYAGQRGKFMRPFDAGNSPLSQIAYAYHFDAGLYARYLRDYAETRGVKRQEGKIVDVNLRGEDGFVESVTLADGSKVEGDFFIDCSGFRGLIIEQALKAGYEDWSHYLPCNRAIAVPCESTDDIVPYTRSTARSAGWQWRIPLQHRIGNGHVFASDFISDEDAADTLLSNLDGKPLADPRVVPFTTGRRKQMWVKNCVSLGLAAGFLEPLESTSIWLVQSGLSRLMTMFPDRTFQQADIDRYNRIVSNEYEIVREFLVLHYKATERDDSEFWKYCRNMPIPERLEEKIRVFNAYGRTFRENDELFNDTSWFAVMIGQLMRPRTYDPVADILSVDETRARLRHIADTVHNSADYMPSHKQFIIENCAAEELAA; the protein is encoded by the coding sequence GTGACCGACCAGCGCATTCGTAAAGTTGTCATCGTTGGCGGCGGCACCGCCGGGTGGATGAGCGCGGCCACCCTCGCGAAGATCCTTACCACCGAATATTGCGAGGTCGTCCTGATCGAAAGCGACGAGATCGGGATCATCGGCGTCGGCGAAGCGACGATCCCGCAAATGGCGACGTTCAACCGCATGCTTGAGCTCGACGAAGACGATTTCGTCCGCCGCACCAAGGGCACATTCAAGCTTGGCATCCAGTTCGTGAACTGGGGCCGTGAAGGTCACACCTATTTCCACCCGTTCGGATCCTATGGGCTGAACATGAAGGGCGTGTCCTTTCATTCGCACTGGTTGCGCATGCACGAACTGGGCGAAGCGGAGACGCTCGATCCCTGGTCCCTGCCGGCCTATGCAGGACAACGCGGCAAGTTCATGCGCCCTTTCGACGCCGGCAACTCGCCACTGTCGCAAATCGCCTACGCTTATCATTTCGACGCCGGTCTCTATGCCCGCTACTTGCGCGATTATGCCGAAACCCGCGGCGTGAAGCGCCAGGAAGGCAAGATCGTCGACGTCAACCTGCGCGGCGAGGACGGCTTCGTCGAGTCCGTCACACTGGCGGACGGCAGCAAGGTCGAGGGCGATTTCTTCATCGACTGCTCGGGCTTTCGCGGACTGATCATCGAGCAGGCTCTGAAGGCGGGGTATGAAGACTGGTCGCATTACCTTCCCTGCAACCGCGCAATCGCGGTGCCGTGCGAAAGCACGGACGACATCGTCCCCTACACCCGTTCCACGGCGCGATCGGCTGGATGGCAATGGCGCATTCCGCTGCAGCACCGGATCGGCAACGGCCATGTCTTCGCCAGTGACTTCATCAGCGACGAGGACGCGGCGGACACACTCTTGTCCAACCTCGACGGCAAGCCGTTGGCGGACCCGCGCGTGGTGCCGTTCACGACCGGTCGGCGCAAGCAGATGTGGGTCAAGAATTGCGTTTCGCTGGGTCTTGCCGCGGGGTTTCTGGAACCGCTGGAATCGACCAGCATCTGGCTGGTGCAGAGCGGATTGTCGCGGCTTATGACAATGTTCCCCGACCGCACCTTCCAGCAGGCCGACATCGACCGTTACAATCGCATCGTTTCCAACGAATATGAAATTGTGCGCGAATTCCTGGTGCTGCATTACAAGGCGACCGAGCGCGACGATTCCGAGTTCTGGAAATATTGCCGGAACATGCCGATCCCTGAGCGGCTCGAGGAGAAGATCCGCGTGTTCAACGCCTACGGGCGGACGTTCCGCGAGAATGACGAACTGTTCAACGACACCAGCTGGTTCGCGGTGATGATTGGCCAGTTGATGCGGCCGCGCACCTACGACCCGGTGGCTGACATCCTGTCGGTGGACGAGACCCGCGCCCGTCTCCGGCACATCGCCGATACAGTCCACAACAGCGCGGATTACATGCCATCCCACAAGCAATTCATCATTGAGAATTGCGCCGCCGAGGAGCTTGCAGCGTGA
- a CDS encoding glycoside hydrolase family 43 protein gives MNIRSAMLWLTFVSAHSAAAAAPAAFDWFEYSGTEAGPAAGPGEFSNPILQGFYPDPSITQVGNDYYLVTSTFAYFPGLPVFHSRDLVNWTQVGNAIDRNSQLDFKALGLSRGVFAPGISWHDGTFYIANTCVDCGGNFVITASDPAGPWSDPAWLPDLEGGIDPSLVFEDGQAFILNNGPPPGEPKYDGHRAIWIQRFDTRTLKTFGPRTLLLDGGVRPEEKPIWIEGPHIFSKDGYYYLIAAEGGTSVNHSQVVLRSKAVTGPYEPFAGNPILTQRDLPEDRVLPVTSAGHADFVTTPSGEWWTTFLATRPYSGDYYNTGRETFLLPVRWVDGWPRITEPGARIPTILKRPDLPATAPPATPTRGTFTVREEFDGARLPPGWMMMRNPRQLWWSLQSGQLLLQPRAVALGDQGNPSFLARRQQHLQASATTSVRIDSRTGEAGLVALQNDDYWYAIVVGHDGGHPTITVKRRAGPDDPKVGKVVASRRLATQPGLPVQLRIRADGPAYAFDWSSDGTTWTTLVDKADGTILSTKTAGGFVGAVFGLYAYDGGAR, from the coding sequence GTGAACATCCGCAGCGCCATGCTCTGGCTTACATTTGTTAGCGCTCACAGCGCGGCGGCGGCGGCCCCGGCGGCGTTCGACTGGTTCGAATATTCAGGCACGGAAGCTGGCCCAGCCGCCGGCCCCGGGGAGTTCTCCAACCCCATCCTGCAGGGCTTTTACCCCGATCCCAGCATCACCCAGGTCGGCAACGATTATTATCTCGTCACCTCGACCTTCGCTTATTTTCCCGGCCTGCCCGTCTTTCACAGCCGCGACCTCGTCAACTGGACACAGGTCGGCAACGCCATCGACCGTAACAGCCAGCTCGATTTCAAGGCGCTGGGACTGTCGCGCGGCGTTTTCGCGCCCGGGATCAGCTGGCACGACGGCACCTTCTACATCGCCAACACCTGCGTCGATTGCGGGGGCAATTTCGTCATCACCGCCAGCGATCCGGCCGGACCCTGGTCGGACCCGGCCTGGCTACCGGACCTTGAAGGCGGCATCGATCCGTCGTTGGTGTTTGAGGACGGTCAGGCCTTCATCCTCAACAACGGGCCGCCCCCCGGCGAGCCCAAATATGACGGGCACCGCGCGATCTGGATCCAGCGGTTCGATACCCGGACGCTCAAAACCTTTGGGCCGCGGACGCTGCTCCTCGACGGGGGCGTCCGGCCGGAGGAAAAGCCGATCTGGATCGAGGGGCCCCACATCTTTTCGAAGGACGGCTATTATTATCTGATCGCCGCGGAAGGCGGCACCAGCGTCAATCATTCGCAGGTGGTCTTGCGCAGCAAGGCGGTGACCGGACCGTATGAGCCGTTCGCCGGCAATCCCATCCTGACGCAGCGCGACCTTCCCGAGGATCGCGTCCTGCCCGTCACATCCGCCGGCCATGCCGATTTCGTCACGACCCCGTCCGGCGAATGGTGGACGACTTTCCTCGCCACGCGGCCCTATTCGGGCGATTATTACAATACCGGCCGCGAGACGTTCCTGCTGCCGGTGCGCTGGGTCGACGGATGGCCGCGGATCACCGAACCGGGCGCGCGCATTCCCACTATTCTCAAGCGGCCCGACCTCCCGGCGACCGCGCCGCCGGCAACGCCCACGCGCGGCACCTTCACCGTCCGCGAGGAGTTCGACGGCGCCCGGCTTCCCCCCGGCTGGATGATGATGCGCAACCCGCGCCAGCTGTGGTGGTCGCTGCAGTCCGGCCAACTGCTGCTGCAGCCGCGCGCCGTGGCGCTTGGCGATCAGGGCAATCCGTCCTTTCTCGCTCGTCGCCAGCAGCATCTGCAGGCCAGCGCCACCACCAGCGTTCGCATCGATTCGCGAACGGGCGAAGCGGGGCTGGTCGCGCTGCAGAACGACGATTACTGGTATGCCATCGTGGTCGGCCACGACGGCGGCCATCCAACGATCACCGTCAAGCGCCGCGCCGGGCCGGACGATCCCAAGGTCGGCAAGGTTGTCGCCAGCCGACGGTTGGCGACACAGCCCGGTTTGCCCGTCCAGCTTCGCATCCGCGCCGATGGTCCCGCTTACGCCTTCGACTGGAGCAGCGATGGCACGACCTGGACGACCCTGGTCGACAAGGCGGACGGAACGATCCTCAGCACGAAGACGGCTGGTGGCTTCGTCGGCGCCGTATTCGGACTCTACGCCTACGATGGAGGAGCCAGATGA
- a CDS encoding tryptophan halogenase family protein → MSDSQPLSHILIVGGGTAGWMAAAALSRLTQSGVGITLVESEEIGAIGVGEATIPPIRTFNAMIGVDERDFVRATGATYKLGIEFVDWARRGDRYLHPFGTFGADMDGVNFHQYWLRLKAHGLGGSIEDYNLCAQAARLGRFQLPERDPRSILSTLNYAYHFDAAAYAAFLRGNAEARGVSRVEGMVKNVERRGEDGFVAAVTLSDGRRLAADLFVDCSGFRGLLIRQALGVGYDDWSEYLPCDRAVALPVGGNAQPLPYTRATALDAGWHWRIPLQHRLGTGYVYSSHHLSDDEATDTAVSRAEGEALGEPRLIRFTAGRLRKAWSHNVVALGLASGFLEPLESTSIHLVQAGISKLLAMLPDGRFTPVLEDEYNRLTSGQMEQVRDFIILHYKATERDDSAFWRSVAAMAVPDTLQRKIDLFRECGRIFWHDDDLFSEASWLAVMLGQNIVPRRWDPLADAVPIGDLSAIFDRMGKAMNEAARAMPTHAQFLAATINDGQRQARQPISAGSLQ, encoded by the coding sequence ATGAGCGATAGCCAGCCCCTGTCTCACATATTGATCGTAGGCGGCGGAACTGCCGGGTGGATGGCCGCTGCTGCCCTTTCGCGGCTGACCCAGTCCGGGGTCGGAATCACGCTGGTCGAGTCCGAAGAGATCGGCGCGATCGGTGTGGGCGAGGCGACGATCCCGCCCATTCGCACCTTCAACGCGATGATCGGCGTCGATGAACGCGACTTCGTCCGCGCGACCGGAGCAACCTACAAGCTGGGCATCGAATTCGTCGATTGGGCACGGCGCGGCGATCGATATCTGCATCCTTTCGGCACATTCGGCGCCGACATGGACGGCGTGAATTTCCACCAATATTGGCTACGGCTGAAAGCGCACGGGCTGGGTGGGTCGATCGAAGACTACAATCTGTGCGCGCAGGCCGCGCGGCTGGGCCGGTTCCAGTTGCCCGAGCGCGATCCCCGCTCCATCCTCTCGACGCTCAATTACGCTTATCATTTCGACGCGGCCGCCTATGCCGCTTTCCTGCGCGGCAACGCCGAAGCGCGCGGCGTCAGCCGCGTCGAGGGCATGGTCAAGAACGTCGAACGACGCGGCGAAGACGGCTTCGTTGCTGCGGTGACGCTCAGCGACGGGCGGCGGCTGGCGGCCGATCTCTTCGTCGATTGCAGCGGCTTTCGCGGCTTGCTGATCCGGCAGGCTCTGGGGGTCGGTTACGACGACTGGAGCGAATATCTGCCGTGCGACCGGGCGGTCGCCTTGCCCGTGGGCGGGAACGCGCAGCCGCTACCCTACACTCGGGCCACGGCGCTGGATGCCGGATGGCATTGGCGCATCCCGCTGCAACATCGGCTGGGCACGGGCTATGTCTATTCCAGCCACCATCTGTCCGATGACGAAGCGACCGACACCGCGGTGTCGCGGGCCGAAGGGGAAGCGCTCGGCGAGCCCCGGCTGATCCGCTTCACGGCCGGCCGGCTGCGCAAGGCATGGAGCCACAACGTCGTCGCGCTGGGCCTTGCCTCCGGGTTTCTGGAGCCGCTCGAATCGACCAGTATCCACCTCGTCCAGGCCGGCATTTCCAAGCTCCTCGCGATGCTTCCCGATGGTCGTTTCACGCCGGTGCTCGAAGACGAATATAATCGGCTGACCAGCGGCCAGATGGAGCAGGTCCGCGATTTCATTATCCTGCACTACAAGGCGACCGAACGGGACGATTCCGCCTTCTGGCGATCAGTGGCGGCAATGGCCGTCCCCGACACCCTGCAACGCAAGATCGACCTGTTTCGCGAATGCGGCCGTATCTTCTGGCATGATGACGATCTGTTCAGTGAGGCCAGCTGGCTGGCGGTCATGCTTGGGCAGAACATTGTCCCGCGCCGCTGGGACCCGCTTGCCGACGCGGTCCCGATCGGCGACCTGTCGGCAATCTTCGATCGCATGGGCAAGGCGATGAATGAGGCCGCCCGGGCCATGCCGACGCACGCACAATTCCTCGCCGCCACCATCAACGACGGGCAACGTCAGGCCCGGCAGCCCATTTCAGCAGGATCTCTTCAGTGA
- a CDS encoding tryptophan halogenase family protein, with protein MQCSNLEGAIIAGRPIRIVIVGGGSAGWMTAAALRSKLSPAAAEIHLVESAEIGTVGVGEATVPHIRFFNSALGVDEAEFMRRTKATFKLGIEFRNWAQIGDSYIHPFGAFGADVSGTPFLQQWVRSGGPARGSLEAYSLPVAAARKGRFAHPASDPRRIESTYSYAYQFDAGLYGRFLRDLAEERGVVRTEGTIVAVDSDPESGIRSITLKDGQEVAGDLFVDCSGFRALLIGQAMGSTFESWRRWLPCDRAVAVPCRSAGPEIDPYTRATAQSAGWIWRIPLQHRVGNGHVYASEFVGDEEAERLLLDQLEGEALAAPNRLRFEAGRRDRQWVANCVAIGLSAGFLEPLESTSIHLIQLAITNLLELLPDDLRDASAAAEFNRIMDVEYERIRDFLILHYCATERDDSPFWDYCRTMELPPSLDEKIALFRDRGLVASYRNGMFLEPSWIAVFAGQRIFPHHSSAAAAGVPATVAGKALDAMRNEVERAAVALPRHGDYLRQIGAAAIA; from the coding sequence GTGCAATGCAGCAATCTGGAGGGGGCAATCATCGCCGGCAGACCTATCCGTATCGTCATTGTCGGCGGCGGATCTGCAGGGTGGATGACCGCCGCTGCGCTGCGCAGCAAATTGTCGCCGGCGGCAGCCGAAATCCATCTGGTCGAATCGGCCGAGATCGGAACGGTCGGGGTCGGTGAAGCGACCGTCCCGCACATCCGATTTTTCAATTCGGCCCTCGGTGTCGACGAAGCCGAATTCATGCGGCGGACGAAAGCGACCTTCAAACTGGGGATCGAATTTCGCAACTGGGCGCAGATCGGCGACAGCTATATCCATCCGTTCGGCGCTTTCGGCGCGGATGTTTCGGGCACTCCCTTCCTGCAGCAATGGGTTAGGTCGGGAGGGCCAGCGCGCGGTTCTCTCGAAGCCTATTCGCTTCCCGTCGCCGCAGCGCGCAAGGGCCGGTTCGCGCATCCGGCATCCGACCCGCGGCGCATCGAATCCACCTATTCCTATGCGTACCAGTTCGACGCCGGGCTTTACGGCCGGTTCCTGCGCGACCTGGCCGAAGAGCGCGGTGTGGTCCGTACCGAAGGGACGATCGTGGCGGTCGACAGCGATCCTGAGTCCGGCATCCGGTCGATCACGCTGAAAGACGGACAGGAAGTCGCCGGCGACCTGTTCGTCGATTGCAGCGGGTTTCGCGCCCTGCTGATCGGACAGGCGATGGGCAGCACCTTCGAATCCTGGCGCCGCTGGTTGCCGTGCGATCGCGCCGTCGCGGTGCCGTGCCGCTCGGCTGGGCCCGAAATCGATCCGTACACACGGGCCACCGCGCAATCCGCCGGCTGGATCTGGCGCATTCCGCTGCAGCATCGTGTCGGCAACGGACACGTCTATGCCAGCGAGTTTGTCGGCGACGAAGAAGCCGAACGTCTGCTACTGGACCAGCTGGAAGGCGAAGCTCTGGCAGCACCGAACCGACTGCGTTTCGAAGCCGGGCGGAGGGACCGGCAATGGGTTGCCAATTGCGTTGCCATCGGTTTGTCCGCGGGATTTCTCGAACCGCTGGAATCGACCAGCATCCATCTTATCCAGTTGGCGATCACCAACCTGCTAGAGCTTCTTCCGGACGATTTGCGCGATGCTTCCGCCGCCGCGGAGTTCAACCGCATTATGGACGTGGAATACGAACGCATCCGCGACTTCCTGATCCTGCACTATTGCGCGACCGAGCGGGACGACAGCCCGTTCTGGGACTATTGCCGGACAATGGAGTTGCCGCCTTCCCTCGATGAGAAGATTGCGTTGTTCAGGGACCGCGGGCTGGTTGCCAGCTATCGTAACGGCATGTTCCTGGAGCCAAGCTGGATCGCAGTTTTCGCCGGGCAGCGCATCTTCCCGCACCATTCGTCCGCGGCGGCGGCCGGCGTTCCGGCAACCGTCGCCGGCAAGGCGCTTGACGCCATGCGCAACGAGGTTGAGCGAGCAGCCGTCGCGCTACCCAGACACGGCGATTATCTGCGCCAGATCGGCGCGGCGGCCATTGCATGA